A stretch of Geobacter sp. DNA encodes these proteins:
- the prsR gene encoding PEP-CTERM-box response regulator transcription factor, translating into MEKLLIVDDNDEIRKQLKWGLGKDYQILLAADAGEALSLFAKHRPMVVTLDLGLPPQVETSEEGFRCLAEMLNIDPFVKVIVISGNEERVNALRAVDMGAYDFIQKPVNLDELRVIINRACYLQMLEAENKRLQGELKGRVGEYAGIIGQCPEMQHVFATIRKVAASDVAVLISGESGTGKELVARAIHSASLRKDAPFIPINCGAIPDTMLEAELFGHEKGAFTGALAKVQGKVEFAHKGTLFLDEIGELPVSLQVKLLRFLQEKLIQRVGGREDIAVDARIIAATNIDITKAMADGQFREDLYYRISVVTISMPPLRSRGEDIILLATLFLRRFSDEFRKKVRGFSPGALEALRRYPWPGNVRELENKVQRAVLMAAALLIEPDDLGFSALPGLPCGGDNEAQTLRAARERLEIEMIRCALSSNGGHIAKAAEELGVSRPTLYDLIKKYNLPT; encoded by the coding sequence ATGGAAAAACTGCTGATTGTTGACGACAATGATGAAATCAGGAAGCAGCTCAAGTGGGGGCTTGGCAAGGATTACCAGATCCTCCTTGCTGCCGATGCCGGTGAAGCCCTGTCGCTCTTTGCGAAGCACCGTCCCATGGTCGTTACACTCGACCTGGGACTGCCACCCCAGGTCGAAACCTCAGAGGAAGGGTTCCGCTGTCTTGCGGAGATGCTCAATATTGATCCATTTGTAAAGGTTATCGTCATCAGTGGCAACGAAGAGCGGGTCAATGCATTGCGGGCCGTTGACATGGGGGCCTATGACTTCATCCAGAAGCCAGTCAACCTGGATGAATTGCGTGTCATTATCAACCGGGCCTGTTATCTCCAGATGCTGGAAGCAGAAAATAAGCGGCTTCAAGGAGAGCTCAAAGGGCGTGTGGGAGAATATGCCGGCATTATCGGCCAGTGCCCGGAGATGCAGCACGTTTTTGCCACAATCCGCAAAGTTGCAGCATCGGATGTGGCTGTTTTGATCTCAGGCGAGAGTGGGACCGGGAAGGAGCTGGTGGCTCGTGCAATTCATTCTGCCAGTCTGCGTAAGGATGCTCCCTTCATACCAATTAATTGTGGGGCAATCCCTGACACCATGCTGGAGGCTGAACTGTTCGGACATGAAAAGGGTGCGTTTACCGGTGCGCTTGCCAAGGTGCAGGGAAAAGTGGAATTTGCCCATAAAGGGACCCTTTTCCTTGATGAAATCGGCGAGCTTCCCGTCTCGCTACAGGTGAAACTCCTCAGATTCCTGCAGGAAAAGCTTATTCAACGGGTGGGCGGTCGGGAAGATATTGCGGTTGATGCCCGTATAATCGCAGCAACCAATATCGACATTACGAAAGCCATGGCTGATGGCCAGTTTCGCGAGGATCTCTACTACCGCATCAGTGTGGTGACGATTTCCATGCCTCCCCTGCGTAGCAGGGGAGAAGACATCATCCTGCTGGCGACACTTTTCTTGCGCCGTTTCAGCGATGAATTCCGAAAGAAGGTCAGAGGGTTTTCTCCTGGGGCATTGGAAGCGCTCCGGCGCTATCCGTGGCCGGGCAATGTGCGTGAACTTGAAAACAAGGTTCAACGTGCTGTCCTGATGGCGGCTGCCCTGCTCATCGAACCTGATGATCTGGGTTTTTCCGCACTGCCAGGCTTGCCATGTGGTGGGGATAACGAAGCTCAGACCCTGCGTGCAGCCCGTGAGCGACTGGAGATCGAGATGATCAGATGTGCGCTTTCATCCAATGGCGGCCATATAGCCAAGGCAGCAGAAGAGCTGGGGGTCAGCCGGCCGACCCTCTATGATCTGATCAAGAAGTACAACTTGCCGACATGA
- a CDS encoding nucleotide sugar dehydrogenase, which produces MFNRCVSVVGLGYVGLPVAVAFGKSRTTVGFDINSVRIRELREGFDRTGEVECAELQEADILFTDSIDDLKKADFHIVAVPTPVNDANQPDLTLMFRASESVGRALKPGDIVVYESTVYPGVTEEECVPILERVSGLKFGADFKVGYSPERINPGDKEHTFTRIKKVVSGCDAEALEIVAAVYESVVTAGVHRASSVKVAEAAKVIENTQRDLNIALMNELALIFDRMGIDTSDVLEAAGTKWNFLKFKPGLVGGHCIGVDPYYLTHKAERIGYIPQVILAGRRINDSMGKFIAQRTVKEMIHARHNILGSRVTVLGLTFKENCPDLRNSKVIDIIRELEDYGIAVQVHDPLADSDEARHEYGVSLCSLEELQPAAAFVVAVSHALYCSWGIEDFRVLAVDNPVLVDVKGIYDRDAMSAAGFRVWRL; this is translated from the coding sequence GTGTTCAACAGGTGTGTTTCTGTGGTGGGTCTCGGTTATGTGGGATTACCGGTTGCCGTTGCATTCGGCAAGTCGCGCACGACTGTGGGATTTGATATCAATTCCGTGCGCATCAGGGAGTTGCGTGAGGGGTTTGACCGGACCGGGGAGGTGGAATGCGCTGAATTGCAAGAGGCGGACATCCTTTTTACGGACAGCATTGATGATCTGAAGAAGGCAGATTTCCATATTGTTGCTGTTCCGACACCGGTCAACGATGCCAACCAGCCTGATCTCACACTCATGTTTCGGGCATCGGAATCCGTCGGTCGTGCCCTGAAACCGGGTGACATCGTCGTCTATGAATCGACGGTCTATCCGGGGGTGACCGAGGAAGAGTGTGTGCCGATTCTCGAACGGGTTTCCGGGCTCAAATTCGGTGCGGATTTCAAGGTGGGCTACAGTCCGGAAAGGATAAACCCCGGGGACAAAGAGCATACCTTCACCCGGATAAAGAAAGTGGTTTCCGGTTGCGATGCCGAGGCCCTTGAAATTGTTGCGGCTGTTTACGAATCGGTCGTTACCGCAGGGGTGCATAGGGCTTCCAGCGTCAAGGTGGCAGAGGCTGCAAAGGTCATTGAAAATACCCAGCGGGACCTCAATATTGCTCTCATGAACGAGTTGGCACTCATCTTCGATCGGATGGGGATAGACACCAGCGATGTGCTTGAAGCTGCCGGAACCAAGTGGAACTTCCTCAAGTTCAAACCGGGTCTGGTCGGTGGTCACTGCATCGGGGTTGATCCCTATTATCTCACCCATAAGGCTGAACGAATCGGTTATATTCCCCAAGTGATCCTGGCAGGTCGCCGGATCAACGACAGTATGGGGAAATTCATTGCCCAGCGGACCGTGAAGGAGATGATTCATGCGCGGCACAATATTCTGGGGAGCAGAGTAACGGTGCTGGGCCTGACTTTCAAGGAGAATTGCCCGGATCTCCGTAACTCAAAGGTCATCGATATCATTCGGGAGCTTGAGGATTATGGCATTGCGGTGCAGGTCCACGATCCCTTAGCGGACAGTGATGAAGCTCGTCACGAATATGGCGTGTCACTCTGTTCGCTTGAGGAGTTGCAACCTGCTGCTGCCTTTGTGGTGGCGGTATCCCATGCACTCTACTGTTCCTGGGGGATCGAAGATTTCAGAGTGCTTGCCGTTGATAATCCCGTACTGGTCGATGTCAAGGGGATCTATGACCGGGATGCCATGTCAGCGGCAGGATTTCGTGTTTGGCGGTTGTGA
- the tsaE gene encoding tRNA (adenosine(37)-N6)-threonylcarbamoyltransferase complex ATPase subunit type 1 TsaE, producing MTELVTLSAEDTHALGAALGQMLVAGDFIALIGDLGAGKTHFVKGVAAGLGVTDDDPVTSPTYTLLNIYTGRIHLYHFDLYRLSGAEQVDDLGFAEYFSGDGVCLVEWAERLGDILPSEHLSISFFHSGDDRRRLVFSAAGVRAEMLMRDLLAVCQ from the coding sequence GTGACGGAACTGGTAACGCTGAGCGCCGAGGATACGCACGCACTCGGTGCAGCTTTGGGGCAAATGCTAGTAGCTGGGGATTTCATCGCGCTCATCGGCGATCTGGGTGCGGGCAAGACCCATTTTGTCAAGGGGGTTGCCGCAGGTCTCGGTGTAACGGACGATGATCCCGTAACAAGTCCTACCTATACCCTTCTCAATATCTATACCGGACGTATCCACCTCTATCACTTCGATCTCTATCGTCTTTCCGGTGCAGAGCAGGTGGATGACCTCGGTTTTGCCGAGTATTTCAGCGGCGACGGCGTCTGTCTGGTGGAATGGGCCGAGCGTTTGGGAGATATTCTGCCTTCTGAACACCTTTCTATCAGCTTTTTCCATAGCGGCGACGACAGGCGCAGACTGGTCTTTTCTGCTGCCGGTGTGAGAGCCGAAATGCTCATGCGGGATCTGCTCGCTGTTTGCCAATAG
- a CDS encoding NAD(P)H-hydrate dehydratase, whose product MKVVSAEVMQQIDAEAIHSFDIPGVDLMERAGQHCAETVMALFAAHASRKALVVAGKGNNGGDGYVIARLLHGHGWQIDVMVLAQKEDIGGDAAINLQRLPASVTVSFCSDEESFNSHPGDWSGYGVLIDALFGTGLKQPVTGVYLRAIEAMNAAQVPVVAVDIPSGIHGTSGKILGKAVCADVTVTFACAKLGHILYPGAEYAGEIRVVDIGIPVEITARAPGFEFVDLHHAKDLVRPRKRDSHKGTFGHCLIIAGSTGHTGAAAMTAASAVRSGSGLVTLGIPGSLNAILEVKTTEAMTLPLVDHGRGYLGGDAAEAIIAASQGKDVVALGPGLSWCTDTTLLVHQLVQSVTLPLVIDADGLNCISSDTSVLLGTSSQLVVITPHPGEMARLTGVTVAEVETDRIASAVACARRFHVMVVLKGARTVIAAPDGRVSINGSGNPGMASGGMGDVLTGLIASLLGQRYEPFIACQLGVFIHGHAGDLVAREKGEVGIIAMDVVEKIPYAFKDLQQVVSSYAI is encoded by the coding sequence ATGAAGGTGGTCTCGGCTGAAGTGATGCAGCAAATCGATGCTGAAGCGATCCATTCCTTTGACATTCCGGGAGTGGATCTCATGGAGCGAGCCGGTCAGCACTGCGCTGAAACGGTTATGGCCCTGTTTGCCGCACATGCGTCGCGAAAGGCTCTCGTAGTTGCCGGTAAGGGGAATAACGGCGGTGATGGGTATGTAATTGCCCGGCTGTTGCATGGGCATGGCTGGCAGATCGATGTCATGGTTCTCGCCCAAAAAGAAGATATTGGCGGCGATGCAGCAATAAACCTGCAGCGACTACCGGCCTCAGTTACGGTTTCGTTCTGTTCCGACGAGGAATCTTTCAACAGCCATCCGGGCGATTGGTCCGGGTATGGAGTGCTCATTGATGCACTCTTTGGCACCGGCCTAAAGCAACCGGTGACCGGGGTTTACCTGAGGGCCATTGAAGCGATGAACGCTGCGCAGGTACCGGTTGTGGCAGTGGACATCCCGTCTGGAATTCATGGTACTTCCGGAAAAATTCTCGGCAAAGCGGTTTGCGCAGATGTGACCGTGACCTTTGCCTGCGCAAAGTTGGGGCATATCCTCTATCCTGGCGCAGAGTATGCCGGCGAGATTCGGGTTGTTGATATCGGCATCCCTGTCGAGATTACGGCACGGGCACCGGGTTTCGAGTTCGTCGATCTGCACCATGCCAAAGACTTGGTAAGGCCTCGGAAACGCGATTCCCACAAGGGGACCTTTGGTCACTGCCTCATCATTGCCGGTTCCACCGGGCATACCGGTGCTGCGGCCATGACAGCGGCAAGTGCGGTAAGGAGCGGTTCGGGGTTGGTGACTCTGGGGATACCGGGAAGTCTCAATGCCATTCTGGAGGTGAAAACCACCGAGGCCATGACGCTCCCCCTTGTTGATCATGGCAGGGGTTATCTGGGCGGGGATGCTGCAGAGGCGATCATTGCGGCTTCGCAGGGTAAAGATGTCGTGGCTCTCGGTCCGGGGCTCTCCTGGTGCACGGATACGACGCTGCTGGTCCACCAACTGGTGCAGTCCGTCACTCTCCCCCTTGTCATCGATGCCGACGGGTTGAACTGCATCTCATCCGACACATCGGTTCTCCTGGGTACCTCCTCGCAGTTGGTCGTGATCACGCCTCATCCGGGGGAGATGGCACGCCTGACCGGGGTCACGGTTGCAGAGGTGGAGACGGACAGAATTGCCAGCGCAGTGGCCTGCGCCAGGCGCTTTCATGTGATGGTGGTGCTCAAAGGGGCGCGCACCGTCATTGCTGCGCCCGACGGCAGAGTCTCCATCAATGGCAGCGGCAATCCGGGCATGGCATCCGGGGGGATGGGGGATGTCCTCACCGGACTTATCGCCTCTCTGCTGGGGCAGCGCTATGAGCCGTTCATTGCATGCCAGCTCGGTGTTTTTATCCATGGTCATGCAGGAGATCTTGTGGCACGCGAAAAGGGGGAAGTTGGGATTATCGCCATGGATGTTGTGGAGAAGATTCCTTATGCATTTAAGGATTTGCAGCAAGTCGTTTCAAGTTACGCCATTTAA
- a CDS encoding bacteriohemerythrin — protein sequence MAIKSYRHWPVRLKIMTIPVLSFIVILFGVELFILPFVEQQLMEQRRNAVKQSVEVAYGILEDRAKLAKDGKITLEDAQNQTIETIRTLRYNGKEYFWINDLGKPVPKMIMHPTVPTLDGKVLDDTKFNKATSLQEGLDGPVRKLDNKNLFVSFNESVGKSGQGLVTYEWPKPKSGGGVTSELYTKLSYVKKYEPWGWVIGSGVYVDDVQKDAAQLRLPVYAAALLFSCLILILAYTVGSGIRRAFKEIIERLVEMSSGDTDLTQRLEVTREDESGEMIKSFNLFLDNLQKIISMVMQNATQVAHAAVDMKIRSHEMAQGSERVAMDALTVATASEEMSATSNDIASSCVRAVESSQQTSGLAQDGSGVVNNTIAVMDRIAEQVRASAATVGLLGEKSNQIGTIVGTIQDIADQTNLLALNAAIEAARAGEQGRGFAVVADEVRALAERTTKATREISDMIKSIQSETNGAVEAMNQGVKEVHDGTSEAAKSGAALQQILSQVDEVTQQINQIATAAEEQTATTGEISSNISRITDSAKTSSIYAQDTAKAAEDLNQLAEALISAVDRFRTIVKWNDRMSINVRQFDDQHKQLVAMIQKLNEAMKNGEGNKVISDILNGLVAYAESHLTQEERFLQQQNYPEYVAHKQIHDDLRKKLGELIHEYEQGRAVPAAIMSFLSDWLVTHIMKVDKKYGEFCQKKGVK from the coding sequence ATGGCAATCAAGAGTTACAGACACTGGCCGGTCAGATTGAAGATCATGACAATCCCGGTACTCAGCTTCATCGTCATACTTTTCGGAGTCGAACTGTTCATCCTGCCGTTCGTGGAACAGCAACTCATGGAGCAACGGCGCAATGCGGTAAAACAATCGGTTGAGGTCGCTTATGGCATTTTAGAAGATCGAGCCAAACTGGCGAAAGATGGCAAGATTACCCTTGAAGATGCACAGAATCAGACGATCGAAACAATAAGGACCCTGCGCTACAATGGTAAGGAGTATTTCTGGATCAATGATCTAGGCAAGCCGGTCCCTAAAATGATCATGCACCCCACGGTACCGACTCTTGACGGCAAAGTGCTCGACGACACCAAATTCAACAAGGCCACAAGCTTGCAGGAAGGCTTAGACGGCCCTGTCAGGAAACTTGACAACAAAAACCTGTTTGTTTCTTTCAATGAATCAGTCGGAAAATCAGGTCAAGGCTTGGTAACTTATGAGTGGCCAAAACCAAAATCTGGAGGGGGTGTAACATCTGAACTCTATACAAAACTCTCGTATGTAAAAAAATACGAGCCGTGGGGATGGGTTATTGGTAGTGGAGTTTATGTCGATGACGTGCAGAAGGATGCCGCTCAACTTCGACTCCCAGTGTATGCTGCTGCCCTTCTCTTCTCCTGCCTGATTCTCATTCTTGCCTACACCGTTGGGAGTGGCATCAGACGCGCATTCAAGGAAATCATTGAGCGTCTGGTCGAAATGTCCAGTGGCGACACGGATCTTACCCAACGACTGGAAGTCACACGTGAAGATGAATCCGGCGAAATGATAAAGTCTTTCAATCTATTCCTGGATAATCTACAGAAAATTATCTCCATGGTCATGCAGAATGCCACCCAAGTTGCCCACGCAGCAGTCGACATGAAGATCCGATCCCATGAAATGGCTCAAGGGTCCGAACGGGTCGCCATGGACGCCCTTACCGTTGCAACTGCGAGTGAAGAAATGTCAGCGACATCCAATGACATCGCCAGCAGTTGTGTCAGGGCTGTTGAATCGTCACAGCAGACATCCGGCCTGGCGCAGGATGGTTCAGGGGTCGTAAACAATACTATCGCCGTCATGGACCGCATTGCCGAACAGGTGCGTGCGTCAGCAGCTACCGTTGGTCTCCTGGGAGAAAAATCGAACCAAATTGGGACGATTGTCGGCACGATCCAGGATATTGCCGATCAGACCAACCTGCTGGCACTGAACGCAGCCATCGAGGCGGCACGGGCCGGCGAACAGGGACGCGGCTTTGCCGTGGTTGCCGACGAGGTTAGGGCCTTGGCCGAGCGAACCACAAAGGCAACCCGCGAGATCAGCGACATGATTAAGTCGATCCAGAGTGAGACCAACGGTGCGGTTGAGGCGATGAACCAGGGAGTAAAAGAAGTCCACGACGGCACGTCAGAGGCTGCAAAATCCGGCGCAGCATTGCAGCAGATCCTCTCGCAGGTTGATGAAGTCACTCAGCAGATCAACCAGATAGCAACTGCTGCAGAAGAGCAGACCGCCACGACCGGTGAGATCAGTTCAAACATCAGCAGGATTACCGATTCGGCCAAGACCTCCTCGATATATGCACAGGATACGGCCAAAGCCGCCGAAGACCTGAACCAACTGGCAGAGGCTCTCATCAGCGCTGTTGACAGATTCCGGACTATTGTTAAGTGGAATGATCGGATGAGCATCAACGTGAGACAGTTCGACGATCAGCACAAGCAGCTTGTCGCCATGATTCAGAAACTGAATGAAGCCATGAAAAATGGTGAAGGAAACAAAGTCATCAGCGATATCCTCAACGGACTGGTTGCCTATGCCGAATCGCACCTGACGCAGGAGGAAAGGTTCCTTCAACAGCAGAATTACCCGGAATATGTGGCACACAAGCAGATCCATGACGACCTGCGGAAGAAACTGGGCGAACTGATCCATGAATATGAACAAGGCCGTGCCGTACCTGCTGCCATCATGTCGTTCCTGAGCGACTGGCTGGTGACCCATATCATGAAAGTTGACAAGAAATACGGCGAGTTTTGCCAGAAGAAAGGGGTCAAATAA
- the prsK gene encoding PEP-CTERM system histidine kinase PrsK, giving the protein MIQTILSWSATVLVVAVSVFVLSRRERSLATIVLGALLILCALLEAFDTLAISHSADLLIWKRAALLCEALLAPVFLLFSLTFGRQYSWKTFPRIAKVLLCFSPLFLVTVFAAAPENLFYSPDFSTEQMLFLGNTGFIFYIALFVYFIVALVNLETTFRSALRPDQWNLKLTLMGAGSILSLFVFYYSQGLLYRSINMNLTPLRSLALLVAAGLFGYSFLKRSNAVRITISKEFAFRSLVLAIIGGYLIVLGLLGEGLQHFGEASQQVVFLSVLFLGCVFLVALLLSEQMKRKIKVFINKNFFENKFDYRQQWLEFTSQLAAVRNREDLEKAILSRFCDTFGMGGALLFLYSGEQDIYYNKSSYQADPTQVTLSSGNPLVRYMIERQWVFNAAYFEAEVLDANRSLFAESRITFVIPVFSGLEMIGFIALMRPLIADEDYTYEDYDLMKTLARQAAVALTSAQLSEQLAEVREMEAVGKVTTFIMHDLKNLVYSLSLLTANAHDYIGEPEFQKDLLEALTNTVTRMKSLIAKLKEVPDRHELHVRRENLLELVKETVASLKSGGITVSGINVEACIDPLEFAKVIENLVINALDATEGNGPVSVEVGGDEHAFIKVADSGCGMTAGFIREHLYSPFKTTKSKGLGIGLYHSRQIVEAHHGRIEVESELGSGSVFTVWIPTREIQS; this is encoded by the coding sequence ATGATCCAGACAATTCTCTCCTGGTCGGCAACTGTTTTAGTGGTCGCGGTCTCCGTTTTTGTCTTGAGCAGGCGGGAGCGTAGCCTCGCGACGATAGTGCTGGGTGCACTCCTTATCCTTTGTGCACTTCTCGAAGCCTTTGACACTCTTGCCATTTCCCATTCTGCGGATCTGTTGATCTGGAAACGGGCGGCTCTCCTCTGCGAAGCTCTGCTTGCCCCGGTTTTCCTGTTGTTCAGTCTGACCTTTGGTCGGCAGTATTCCTGGAAAACGTTTCCCCGTATTGCCAAAGTATTGCTCTGTTTCTCTCCTCTCTTCCTTGTAACGGTCTTCGCGGCTGCACCGGAAAATCTGTTTTATTCTCCGGACTTTTCGACTGAACAGATGCTCTTTCTCGGTAATACCGGGTTTATCTTCTATATAGCCCTGTTCGTGTATTTCATTGTGGCGCTGGTCAATCTGGAGACGACATTTCGTTCGGCGCTTCGTCCGGATCAGTGGAATCTCAAACTTACACTCATGGGGGCCGGAAGCATCCTGAGTCTCTTTGTGTTTTATTACAGCCAGGGGCTTCTCTATCGTTCCATAAACATGAATCTCACCCCCCTGCGGTCATTGGCTCTCCTGGTGGCTGCAGGGTTGTTCGGCTATTCATTCCTCAAACGGTCGAATGCAGTACGGATCACGATTTCCAAGGAATTCGCCTTCAGATCGCTGGTGCTGGCCATTATCGGCGGTTACCTGATTGTACTCGGCCTCTTGGGCGAGGGGCTGCAGCATTTTGGCGAGGCTTCACAACAGGTTGTTTTCCTGTCGGTTCTCTTTCTTGGCTGTGTCTTTCTTGTTGCCTTGCTGCTTTCCGAGCAGATGAAACGCAAAATCAAGGTTTTCATCAACAAAAACTTTTTTGAGAACAAATTCGATTACCGACAACAGTGGTTGGAATTTACCAGTCAACTGGCTGCAGTGAGAAACAGGGAAGATCTGGAAAAGGCAATTCTCTCCCGCTTCTGTGATACCTTTGGCATGGGTGGGGCACTCCTGTTTCTCTATTCCGGCGAACAGGATATCTATTACAACAAGAGCAGTTACCAGGCTGATCCTACTCAGGTAACGCTCTCATCGGGCAATCCATTGGTTCGCTATATGATCGAACGGCAATGGGTGTTCAATGCCGCCTATTTTGAGGCAGAGGTTCTGGATGCCAACCGCTCCCTGTTTGCGGAGTCACGAATAACTTTTGTTATCCCGGTATTTTCGGGACTGGAGATGATAGGGTTCATAGCCTTGATGCGCCCCTTGATCGCCGACGAGGATTACACCTACGAAGATTACGACCTGATGAAAACGCTGGCCCGCCAGGCCGCAGTTGCATTGACCAGTGCGCAGCTTTCCGAACAACTTGCTGAGGTAAGAGAGATGGAGGCGGTGGGGAAGGTGACGACTTTCATCATGCATGATCTGAAGAACCTCGTCTACAGTCTTTCCCTGCTCACCGCCAACGCTCACGACTATATTGGCGAACCTGAATTTCAAAAGGATCTTCTGGAGGCTCTCACCAATACGGTCACCAGGATGAAATCCCTTATAGCAAAGTTGAAAGAGGTCCCGGATCGTCACGAACTGCACGTCCGCCGTGAAAACTTGCTTGAACTGGTAAAGGAGACGGTTGCCTCGCTCAAGAGCGGTGGTATAACAGTTAGTGGCATCAACGTTGAGGCATGTATTGACCCGCTGGAATTTGCCAAAGTCATTGAGAACCTTGTCATCAATGCACTTGATGCTACAGAAGGAAATGGACCTGTTTCCGTGGAAGTCGGTGGGGATGAACATGCGTTCATCAAAGTTGCGGACAGTGGCTGCGGTATGACAGCAGGATTCATTCGGGAACATCTCTATTCTCCATTTAAGACAACCAAGAGCAAGGGGTTGGGCATCGGACTCTATCATTCCCGCCAGATTGTTGAGGCGCATCATGGCAGGATAGAGGTCGAAAGCGAGCTGGGCAGCGGTTCTGTTTTTACCGTATGGATTCCAACGCGAGAGATCCAGTCGTAG
- a CDS encoding CBS domain-containing protein: MLTAADIMTSQVITVTRETTIKELAELFVQHRISSLPVVDGEGKLVGMVTETDLIEQDRNLHIPTVISLFDGVFYLESERKLEEQLKKMTGKTVADIFTAKVETAGPGMPISTIADIMSANRYNAVPVVENGKLIGIVARIDLIRTMIAEGEV, translated from the coding sequence ATGTTGACAGCAGCCGATATCATGACCAGCCAGGTTATCACGGTAACCAGGGAGACAACAATCAAGGAGCTGGCAGAATTGTTCGTACAGCACCGCATCAGCAGTCTGCCGGTTGTGGATGGAGAAGGGAAACTGGTCGGGATGGTTACCGAAACCGATCTGATCGAGCAGGACCGCAATCTCCATATCCCCACGGTTATCTCCCTGTTCGACGGGGTCTTTTATCTGGAGAGCGAGCGAAAGCTGGAAGAGCAACTGAAGAAGATGACCGGCAAAACCGTTGCTGACATTTTCACTGCCAAGGTGGAGACTGCCGGCCCGGGAATGCCGATCAGCACCATTGCCGATATCATGAGTGCAAACCGCTACAATGCCGTGCCGGTTGTCGAAAATGGCAAGCTCATCGGGATCGTTGCACGCATTGACCTGATCAGAACCATGATTGCAGAGGGTGAAGTGTGA
- a CDS encoding NAD-dependent epimerase/dehydratase family protein, producing the protein MGETANKILVTGAAGFIGFHLANRLLDAGHTVVGLDNLNDYYDVNLKLSRLKMLEARDGFRFVKGELADRAAIAGLFAEERFEIVVNLAAQAGVRYSLVNPHAYIDSNIQGFMNILEGCRHNQVRHLVYASSSSVYGANTLMPFSVHHNVDHPVSLYAATKKANELMAHTYSALYGLPTTGLRFFTVYGPWGRPDMALFLFTRAILADKPIDVFNNGRMQRDFTFVDDIVEGVFRVMFHLPQPNGAWSGERPDPGTSFAPYRIYNIGNNNPVELLQFINLLEECLGKKAEKNFLPLQPGDVPATFADVEALATDVGFRPATPIDEGIRRFVAWYRSYYGV; encoded by the coding sequence ATGGGTGAAACAGCAAACAAGATTCTGGTCACCGGTGCTGCCGGATTTATCGGGTTCCATCTGGCGAACAGACTTCTTGATGCAGGGCATACCGTTGTCGGGCTGGACAATCTCAACGACTATTATGATGTCAACCTGAAGTTGAGTCGTCTGAAAATGTTGGAGGCGCGCGACGGTTTCAGGTTTGTCAAGGGAGAACTGGCTGATCGTGCGGCGATTGCTGGTCTCTTTGCCGAAGAACGGTTCGAGATCGTCGTGAACCTTGCAGCCCAGGCAGGTGTTCGCTACTCGTTGGTGAACCCCCATGCATATATCGACAGTAATATTCAGGGGTTCATGAACATTCTGGAGGGATGCCGGCACAATCAGGTCAGGCATCTGGTCTACGCCTCCTCCAGTTCGGTCTATGGGGCGAATACCCTGATGCCTTTCTCGGTGCATCATAATGTCGATCACCCTGTATCGCTCTATGCCGCCACGAAAAAGGCCAACGAACTGATGGCCCATACCTATTCCGCACTCTATGGGCTGCCAACGACCGGGCTGCGATTCTTTACGGTGTATGGTCCGTGGGGGCGTCCCGACATGGCGCTCTTCCTCTTTACCCGGGCGATTCTCGCGGATAAGCCGATTGATGTGTTCAATAACGGTCGGATGCAGCGTGATTTCACCTTCGTCGATGATATCGTCGAGGGGGTGTTCCGGGTCATGTTTCACCTGCCTCAGCCCAATGGAGCGTGGAGTGGCGAACGACCCGATCCGGGGACGAGCTTTGCACCATACCGCATTTACAATATCGGAAACAACAATCCGGTTGAACTGCTCCAGTTCATAAACCTTCTTGAGGAGTGTCTCGGCAAGAAGGCCGAGAAAAACTTTCTTCCTCTGCAACCGGGTGACGTACCAGCAACGTTTGCAGATGTGGAAGCTCTTGCCACTGATGTTGGATTCAGGCCTGCTACACCGATTGACGAAGGGATCCGGCGTTTCGTTGCCTGGTATCGCAGCTATTATGGCGTGTGA